The Balearica regulorum gibbericeps isolate bBalReg1 chromosome 27, bBalReg1.pri, whole genome shotgun sequence genome contains a region encoding:
- the ARHGAP25 gene encoding rho GTPase-activating protein 25, with protein MSLKLPRNWDFNLKMDAAKIARSKSVMTGEPAGAQPGSPNPLERPLKIGWLKKQRSIVKNWQQRYFVLKGQQLYYYKDEDDVKPQGCLCLQGSTIKEVASNPEDGGKFIFEIIPGVSGDQNRTGQDTCVLMANSQSEMEEWVKSIRRVLGSASGAVFGQRLADTMAYEQKFGQHQVPILVQKCAEFIREHGVSEEGIFRLPGQDNLVKQLRDAFDAGERPSFDRDTDVHTVASLFKLYLRELPEPVVPWMQYEDFLLCGQALDADERKGHQELLKQLSLLPRDNYNLLSYICRFLHEIQLNSSVNKMSVDNLATVIGVNLIRPKIEDPAIIMRGTPQIQKVMTVMISDHAELFPPSKDVPPSPPAQKNDKKAPIPRSSVGWDAAEDPVVPRADSLIQRQMRDDLSCSSAPGPAASSSAPREDNVSKDTLGMWKTQSRKRTQTLPNRKSFLTAAALGEKGSNDKNDIFTSDFWKSSAGSSMRSVAPDGHKRTLSHDLFKLLDFHRASTCDNVPASQAESGEGSHSSPSPLSSSSDKDFLPCHSPSHQPEETASPTSSPAEVSKPIQESREFLQNMILKLEKEMEVQKNDYEEQIKSLQKENYEVWAKVVRLNHDIEREKKKSEELELKLMNVERSREDMEKKNKMLEEEIKILAKATSKTDAKTN; from the exons ATGTCCCTCAAGCTGCCACGGAACTGGGATTTCAACCTGAAAATGGATGCTGCAAAAATAG CCCGCTCCAAGAGCGTGATGACTGGTGAGCCCGCAGGCGCCCAGCCAGGCTCCCCCAACCCGCTAGAGCGGCCCCTGAAGATCGGATGGCTGAAAAAGCAGCGCTCCATCGTCAAGAACTGGCAGCAGCGGTACTTCGTGCTTAAGGGCCAGCAGCTTTACTACTACAAGGATGAGGACGATGTCAAACCACAG GGCTGCCTGTGTCTCCAGGGAAGCACCATCAAGGAGGTGGCCAGCAACCCAGAAGACGGAGGGAAATTCATCTTCGAAATCATCCCAG GTGTCTCTGGAGACCAGAACCGGACAGGGCAGGACACCTGCGTGCTCATGGCTAATTCCCAGTCTGAGATGGAGGAATGGGTTAAATCCATCCGACGAGTGCTGGGGTCAGCATCAGGAG CGGTGTTTGGCCAGCGCTTGGCAGACACCATGGCCTATGAGCAGAAATTTGGGCAGCACCAGGTCCCCATCCTGGTGCAGAAGTGTGCTGAGTTCATCCGGGAGCACGGTGTGAGCGAGGAGGGCATCTTCCGCCTCCCCGGCCAGGACAACCTGGTGAAACAGCTGAGAGATGCGTTTGATGCTGGGGAAAGACCATCATTTGACCG GGACACGGATGTGCACACTGTGGCCTCTCTGTTCAAACTCTACCTGCGGGAGCTCCCTGAGCCGGTTGTGCCCTGGATGCAGTATGAGGATTTCCTGCTGTGTGGTCAGGCTCTGGATGCGGATGAGAGAAAG GGCCATCAGGAGCTCCTGAAGCAACTGTCGCTCCTTCCCAGAGACAACTACAACCTCCTCAGCTATATCTGCAG GTTTCTACATGAAATACAGCTGAACTCTAGTGTTAACAAGATGAGTGTGGATAACCTGGCAACAGTGATTGGAGTGAACCTCATCAGACCCAAGATAGAGGATCCTGCAATTATTATGAGAG GCACCCCGCAGATCCAGAAAGTGATGACTGTGATGATAAGTGACCATGCAGAGCTCTTTCCCCCATCCAAGGATGTGCCGCCCTCCCCACCTGCCcaaaaaaatgacaagaaagCCCCCATCCCGCGCAGCTCTGTGGGCTGGGACGCAGCAGAAGATCCTGTGGTGCCCAGGGCGGACAGTTTGATCCAAAGACAAATG AGAGATGACCTGAGTTGCAGCAGTGCCCCCGGACCAGCTGCGAGCTCAAGTGCACCCAGAGAAGATAACGTGTCCAAAGATACACTGGGAATGTGGAAAACACAGTCAAGGAAAAGAACTCAGACTTTACCAAACAGGAAATCTTTCCtgacagctgctgctctgggggaGAAAGGCAGCAATGACAAAAATGACATATTTACCAGTGACTTTTGGAAAAGCTCCGCTGGGAGCAGCATGCGCTCTGTGGCCCCCGACGGACATAAGAGAACATTGTCTCATGATCTTTTTAAGCTGCTCGACTTTCACCGGGCTTCAACCTGTGATAATGTTCCTGCCTCCCAGGCAGAAAGTGGGGAAGGCAGCcactccagccccagcccattGAGCAGCAGCTCCGATAAGGATTTTCTACCTTGCCACAGTCCCAGCCATCAGCCAGAGGAAACAGCCAgtcccaccagcagccctgccGAGGTCTCCAAGCCTATTCAGGAGAGCAGGGAGTTCCTGCAAAATATGATCctgaagctggaaaaagaaatggaggtaCAGAAAAATGACTACGAGGAACAAATTAAAAG tcttcagaaggaaaactaTGAAGTCTGGGCCAAAGTGGTGAGGCTGAATCACGACATtgagagggagaagaagaagTCTGAGGAACTGGAGCTAAAGTTGATGAACGTGGAGCGCTCACGGGAGgacatggagaagaaaaacaagatgcTTGAGGAGGAGATAAAAATCTTAGCTAAAGCCACAAGCAAAACTGATGCCAAAACCAACTAG
- the CDS2 gene encoding phosphatidate cytidylyltransferase 2 gives MAPAGAHPGTPGRSQRRESPAPAPIPLRRLVCGGGGALCSPAPWRSRGAQRRRSVAERGGSGAGMSELRQRLGREPGGAPEPEEKESESENKLDGETASDSESKSEFGGSPPVPTSDDTPEVLNRALSNLSSRWKNWWVRGILTLAMITFFFIIIYLGPMVLMTIVMCVQIKCFHEIITIGYNVYHSYDLPWFRTLSWYFLLCVNYFFYGETVTDYFFTLVQREEPLRILSKYHRFISFTLYLTGFCMFVLSLVKKHYRLQFYMFGWTHVTLLIVVTQSHLIIHNLFEGMIWFIVPISCVICNDIMAYMFGFFFGRTPLIKLSPKKTWEGFIGGFFATVLFGLLLSYVMSGYRCFTCPVEFNNDTNSFTVDCEPSELFQLQEYNIPLVLQSVVGWKTVRMYPFQIHSIALSTFASLIGPFGGFFASGFKRAFKIKDFANTIPGHGGIMDRFDCQYLMATFVNVYIASFIRGPNPSKLIQQFLTLRPDQQLHIFNTLKAHLVDKGMLGSLEDA, from the exons ATGGCGCCGGCGGGCGCACATCCGGGTACACCCGGGCGGAGCCAGCGTCGGGAGagccccgcccccgcgcccATCCCGCTCCGCCGATTGGtctgcggcggcggcggcgcgctGTGCTCGCCCGCCCCCTGGCGTTCGCGGGGGGCGCAGCGGCGGCGGAGCGTCGCGGAgcgcggcgggagcggggccggtATGAGCGAGCTGCGGCAGCGGCTCGGCCGGGAGCCCGGCGGGGCGCCGGAGCCTGAGGAGAAG GAGTCAGAGTCTGAGAACAAGCTGGATGGAGAGACAGCATCCGACAGCGAAAGCAAATCCGAATTTGGAGGATCGCCCCCAGTGCCAACGTCGGATGACACTCCGGAGGTCCTTAACAGAGCTCTCTCCAACCTGTCCTCAAG ATGGAAGAATTGGTGGGTGAGAGGCATCCTCACGCTGGCAATGATCACCttcttcttcatcatcatctATTTGGGACCCATGGTCTTAATGACAATA GTGATGTGTGTCCAGATCAAATGTTTCCATGAGATTATCACTATTGGCTATAACGTGTACCACTCGTATGACCTTCCCTGGTTCAGGACGCTCAGCTG GTACTTCCTGCTCTGCGTAAACTACTTTTTCTATGGCGAGACAGTGACGGATTATTTCTTCACCCTGGTTCAGAGAGAGGAGCCCCTGCGGATTCTCAGCAAATACCATCGCTTCATTTCTTTCACCCTATACTTAACAG GTTTCTGCATGTTTGTCTTGAGTCTGGTGAAGAAACACTATCGCCTCCAGTTCTACATG TTTGGATGGACCCATGTGACGTTGCTAATTGTTGTTACCCAGTCACACCTCATCATTCACAACCTGTTTGAAGGAATGATATG GTTCATCGTCCCAATTTCCTGTGTGATCTGCAATGACATCATGGCGTACATGTTTGGGTTCTTCTTCGGCCGCACACCACTCATCAAG CTCTCCCCAAAGAAGACCTGGGAGGGTTTTATTGGAGGATTTTTTGCCACCGTTTTGTTTGGATTGCTG CTGTCCTATGTGATGTCTGGGTACCGGTGCTTCACCTGTCCGGTGGAGTTCAACAACGACACCAACAGCTTCACAGTGGACTGTGAGCCGTCAGAGCTGTTCCAGCTACAGGAGTACAACATCCCCTTGGTGCTGCAGTCCGTGGTGGGCTGG aagacAGTCCGGATGTACCCCTTCCAAATCCACAGCATCGCACTGTCTACTTTTGCCTCCCTCATTGGGCCGTTTGGAGGCTTCTTTGCTAGTGGATTTAAGAGGGCCTTCAAAATCAAG GACTTTGCCAACACGATCCCAGGGCATGGAGGTATCATGGACCGCTTTGACTGTCAGTACCTGATGGCTACCTTTGTGAACGTGTACATCGCAAGCTTTATCAG aggTCCTAACCCAAGCAAACTGATCCAGCAGTTCTTAACCTTGCGGCCAGACCAGCAGCTCCACATCTTCAACACGCTAAAGGCACACCTTGTTGACAAGGGTATGTTAGGGAGTTTGGAGGACGCATAG